One segment of Streptomyces sp. YIM 121038 DNA contains the following:
- a CDS encoding NYN domain-containing protein produces MDTDETTHETVEVNALLARANGLLERMLAEVAKTPSTHAIFVDAGYLYAAAGRLAVGTEDRRAFDLDAEGLIDALIDKARTIFADSRLLRVYWYDGARRRIHTSEQQSIAELPDVKVRLGNLNANNQQKGVDSLIRSDLESLARHRAISDAALIGGDEDLVSAVEAAQGYGARVHLWGIEAPDGRNQAEPLLWEVDSQRTFDADFFKPYISRRSALPYEGPLAASRPSRDDVRFVGAQISAKWLSARGREALVGLLPGHPYLPGSVDQELLVEAERLLDYSLRGQSDLRRVLRDGFWEHLQKCY; encoded by the coding sequence ATGGACACGGACGAGACCACCCACGAGACCGTCGAGGTCAACGCCCTGCTGGCGCGCGCCAACGGGCTCCTTGAGCGCATGCTCGCCGAGGTGGCGAAGACTCCGTCCACCCATGCGATCTTCGTCGACGCCGGATATCTGTACGCCGCCGCGGGACGCCTCGCCGTGGGCACCGAGGACCGGCGTGCCTTCGACCTGGACGCCGAAGGGCTCATCGACGCGCTCATCGACAAGGCGCGCACGATCTTCGCCGACAGCAGGCTGCTGCGCGTGTACTGGTACGACGGCGCCCGGCGGCGCATCCACACCAGTGAGCAGCAGTCCATCGCCGAACTGCCCGACGTCAAGGTCAGGCTCGGCAACCTCAACGCCAACAACCAGCAGAAAGGCGTCGATTCGCTGATCCGCAGCGACCTGGAGTCCCTGGCCCGGCACCGGGCCATCAGCGACGCCGCGCTCATCGGCGGCGACGAGGACCTGGTGTCGGCCGTCGAGGCCGCGCAGGGGTACGGCGCCCGCGTCCACCTGTGGGGCATCGAGGCCCCCGACGGGCGCAACCAGGCGGAGCCGCTGCTGTGGGAGGTCGACAGCCAGCGCACCTTCGACGCCGACTTCTTCAAGCCGTACATCAGCCGCCGCTCCGCCCTGCCGTACGAGGGCCCGCTGGCGGCCTCCCGGCCCTCGCGGGACGACGTGCGCTTCGTCGGCGCGCAGATCTCCGCGAAGTGGCTGTCGGCGCGGGGCCGCGAAGCCCTCGTGGGGCTGCTCCCCGGCCACCCCTATCTGCCCGGTTCGGTCGACCAGGAGCTCCTCGTCGAGGCGGAGCGGCTGCTCGACTACTCCCTGCGGGGCCAGTCCGACCTGCGGCGGGTGCTGCGGGACGGCTTCTGGGAGCACCTCCAGAAGTGCTACTGA
- a CDS encoding alpha/beta hydrolase has translation MSRPPTFTPPPGTRARVLETARGDFAVLDAAPARTTGGVKGSALLLPGFTGSKEDFIALLRPLADAGYRAVAVDGRGQYESDGPDDESAYSLGELARDVLAQAAALDDPPGTPLHLVGHSLGGLIARTAALAAPAGTFASLTLMSSGPGRIAPSQRTRATLLTDALAAHSMATVWEAMRAMDPPQDAEVNGGADSDALRARWLRNSPAQLIATGRQLCVEPDRVAELAALELPVHVLSGERDDTWPVPLLDDMARRLGAHRTVVTGADHSPNTDRPEATATALVSFWDRTR, from the coding sequence ATGAGTAGGCCCCCCACCTTCACCCCGCCCCCCGGCACCCGGGCCCGGGTGCTGGAGACCGCGCGCGGGGACTTCGCCGTCCTGGACGCCGCGCCCGCCCGCACGACCGGCGGGGTCAAGGGGTCCGCGTTGCTCCTGCCCGGGTTCACCGGCAGCAAGGAGGACTTCATCGCGCTGCTCCGGCCGCTGGCCGACGCGGGCTACCGCGCGGTGGCCGTGGACGGACGCGGACAGTACGAGTCCGACGGCCCGGACGACGAATCCGCTTACTCCTTGGGCGAGTTGGCCCGCGACGTGCTCGCCCAGGCCGCCGCGCTCGACGACCCGCCCGGCACCCCGCTGCACCTGGTCGGCCACTCCCTGGGCGGCCTGATCGCCCGCACGGCCGCGCTGGCCGCCCCCGCGGGCACCTTCGCCTCGCTCACGCTCATGTCGTCGGGCCCCGGCCGCATCGCACCGTCCCAGCGCACCCGCGCCACCCTGCTCACGGACGCCCTCGCGGCGCACTCGATGGCCACGGTGTGGGAGGCGATGCGGGCCATGGACCCGCCACAGGACGCCGAGGTGAACGGGGGCGCGGACAGCGACGCCCTGCGCGCCCGCTGGCTGCGCAACAGCCCGGCCCAGCTGATCGCCACCGGCAGACAGCTGTGCGTCGAGCCGGACCGCGTGGCCGAGCTCGCCGCCCTGGAGCTGCCCGTACACGTGCTGTCCGGGGAGCGGGACGACACCTGGCCGGTGCCTCTCCTGGACGACATGGCCCGGCGCCTCGGCGCGCACCGCACGGTCGTGACGGGCGCCGACCACTCCCCCAACACCGACCGGCCCGAGGCGACGGCCACCGCCCTCGTCTCCTTCTGGGACCGGACCCGCTGA